ACCAGGTCGGCCACGTGGTCCGGGTGGATGTGGGTGTAGAAGAAGTGTTCGACGTCGTTGATGTAGAGGCCCGTCGAGACTAGCTGGCGGAGCACCCCTGGCCCGGTGTCGAAGACCAGTGGCTCGCCCGCGGCCCGAACGAGCAGGCTCGTCGGCGCCCTTATCACCGAAGGGATGGCGGTTCCCGTCCCGAGAAAGGTGACCTCCATCGTCTACGTCACCAGAACGGCCTTGCCGATGACGGCCCTGGCGCTCAACGCCTCCTGGGCCGCCCGGGCCTCCTCGAGGGGGTATGTGGCGTGGATGACGGGCTCAAGGCGGCCTTCGTCAACGAGCTTAAGGATGGTGGCCAGCTCCGAGCGCGTCCCGCCGGTCGAGCCGATGAGGTGGTGCTGCTGGAGGAAGAGGTTCCAGATGTTGAGGGTCGCCTCGCCCCCCGTATGCGCCCCGCAG
This is a stretch of genomic DNA from Nitrospinota bacterium. It encodes these proteins:
- a CDS encoding zinc-binding dehydrogenase, whose protein sequence is GARFVAVASTDEKLARARELGADVVINHTRENIAEAVREATDGKGADVVCEMVGQAVWDDAVASLSRGGRIVTCGAHTGGEATLNIWNLFLQQHHLIGSTGGTRSELATILKLVDEGRLEPVIHATYPLEEARAAQEALSARAVIGKAVLVT